A single window of Rubripirellula lacrimiformis DNA harbors:
- a CDS encoding glycosyltransferase: MTNTFPKAWMTCVAFGVSSEVWMYRQATLLRKLDLTVIAKRFYNEERFPAVGFESKCVQHRWRLPRQEFLRQSAQQILGRLNRRVPGFAASPGETRWWFDQIERQRPQVVLAQFGNHAMEMLPLFQSQQIPVVAHFHGFDLSRLLRNRRYRQQLRSTAGQLAGYVVVAQYMRSELLQLGVPDNRIHVIPCGVPLSPMPSSEQRSGACRFLSVGRFVDKKRPELTVRAFASVADRESQSTLTMIGDGPMLTQCQELARTLGVAERIHFVGVKTAPEVKQAMMESSIFVQHSAIAADGDKEGWPVAIAEAAALALPVIATNHASIPEQIEHGKSGLLCDEGDWEAMSKNMLTLATSPELRQSMGRSAYDQMQPFSVDNQVSQLQNVLLNASAMPAANPVHEPR; encoded by the coding sequence TGACCTGCGTCGCCTTTGGCGTTAGCAGTGAAGTCTGGATGTACCGCCAAGCGACTCTGCTTCGCAAACTAGATCTAACGGTGATCGCAAAACGCTTTTACAACGAGGAACGATTTCCGGCAGTCGGCTTCGAATCGAAATGCGTTCAACATCGATGGCGACTGCCGCGGCAAGAATTTTTGCGTCAGTCGGCGCAGCAGATTTTGGGACGCTTGAATCGACGCGTCCCCGGGTTTGCCGCATCGCCGGGCGAAACCAGATGGTGGTTCGACCAGATTGAAAGGCAACGTCCCCAGGTCGTTTTGGCACAGTTTGGCAACCATGCCATGGAAATGTTGCCGCTGTTTCAGTCACAACAGATTCCCGTGGTCGCCCATTTCCATGGATTCGACTTGTCCCGCCTGCTGCGGAATCGACGGTACAGGCAACAGCTTCGGTCGACGGCGGGACAATTGGCTGGCTACGTCGTCGTCGCCCAATACATGCGATCAGAACTCTTGCAGCTAGGCGTCCCCGACAACCGAATCCATGTCATTCCATGTGGGGTTCCACTGTCGCCCATGCCTTCGAGCGAACAAAGATCGGGAGCGTGCCGATTCTTATCCGTAGGACGCTTCGTCGACAAAAAACGTCCCGAATTGACCGTCCGCGCCTTCGCGTCCGTTGCCGATCGCGAGTCACAATCGACGCTAACGATGATCGGCGATGGTCCCATGCTGACGCAGTGCCAAGAACTAGCCCGAACGCTGGGCGTCGCCGAGCGGATTCACTTTGTTGGTGTGAAAACGGCACCCGAGGTGAAGCAGGCAATGATGGAATCCAGCATCTTCGTTCAACACTCGGCCATTGCTGCCGATGGCGACAAAGAAGGCTGGCCTGTCGCGATCGCCGAAGCGGCCGCGCTGGCATTGCCCGTGATCGCAACCAACCATGCAAGTATTCCGGAGCAGATTGAGCACGGAAAAAGCGGATTGCTGTGCGACGAAGGCGACTGGGAAGCCATGTCCAAGAACATGCTGACCCTGGCGACATCGCCCGAACTGCGGCAAAGCATGGGTCGTTCCGCCTACGACCAGATGCAACCGTTCTCGGTTGACAATCAGGTCTCGCAATTGCAGAACGTTCTATTGAATGCCTCAGCGATGCCTGCGGCGAATCCAGTCCACGAACCTAGGTAG
- a CDS encoding class I SAM-dependent methyltransferase has protein sequence MTTNAEISQFYDQFNIRLLRDFIYGNLRLNMALQFVKSAVTSDVKNVLDVGCGIGTTSLALAKSFPELKVLGVDISAQNIQAASRLSANERIEFSVSDMTTPPRVNSFEVITMVDVYEHIPCEARSVFHATVGRSLAENGIVVLTTPSRKHQEWLAEFEPEGLQIVDEIVDRSHFEVFAKEIGASVVAHQSVNVWTPGQYCYTVLSRGQSVGVTIPSSEWSRRFPLGLQRRIESRLSRLKESADAKQRRAQVREVFGVDIDRKSHRWLTTRGNETAIAG, from the coding sequence ATGACGACCAATGCCGAAATCAGCCAGTTCTATGACCAGTTCAATATTCGATTGCTACGCGACTTCATCTATGGCAATTTGCGCCTGAACATGGCTTTGCAGTTCGTGAAGTCGGCAGTTACCAGTGATGTGAAAAATGTGCTGGACGTCGGATGCGGAATCGGGACAACTTCGTTGGCGCTGGCCAAAAGTTTTCCTGAACTAAAGGTCTTAGGTGTCGATATCAGTGCACAGAATATTCAAGCAGCGTCTCGGTTGTCGGCGAATGAGCGAATTGAATTTTCGGTTTCGGATATGACCACGCCCCCCAGAGTGAATTCGTTTGAAGTGATCACAATGGTCGACGTGTATGAACACATCCCCTGTGAGGCGCGTTCGGTGTTCCACGCGACTGTTGGACGTTCATTGGCCGAGAACGGCATCGTTGTTCTGACAACGCCCAGTCGTAAACACCAGGAATGGCTGGCGGAGTTCGAACCCGAAGGGCTGCAGATCGTTGACGAGATCGTTGATCGGAGCCACTTTGAAGTTTTCGCGAAAGAGATCGGGGCATCCGTGGTCGCCCATCAATCGGTGAATGTGTGGACTCCGGGGCAGTACTGCTATACCGTGCTTTCGCGAGGACAATCGGTCGGAGTCACGATCCCGAGCTCGGAATGGTCTCGTCGGTTTCCACTGGGGTTGCAGCGGCGGATTGAATCGAGGTTGTCACGACTCAAAGAGTCAGCAGACGCTAAGCAACGTAGGGCCCAGGTGCGAGAAGTCTTTGGCGTCGATATTGATCGAAAATCGCATCGGTGGTTGACCACTCGTGGGAATGAAACAGCCATCGCGGGCTAG
- a CDS encoding glycosyltransferase, with amino-acid sequence MNIAFVSHSAFHPAMVVGSHQLARVWAKLGHRVIHVSLPLTPFHLSRIGRPHMKQRFDSAWGGATEREPNLIEWVPLAAVPWDVAKYLSAPLGHNFSVPLAKRIRAVLSRFGFSSIDVALIDEPRMVGVEPVLQARKTVYRATDLYAQYRGDPSILDAERKILASADGIFATSDPVARHLRDLSGGREVDVFRNGFDADHFRERRDEDPSLAGIDGPRAVYVGAIDHRLDLDGVVGMALRRPDLNVLMYGPTTISLPADSPSNLRWMGPITYDRLPAVLQHCDVAMLPLVDNEENHGRSPMKYFEYRSSNIPIAAFAAESLAPLSSSDSLFLYQQAGASGLGEAVDAALAFRRDPQGFSTTNLDDDMSWQQIASRMLTRIESLHL; translated from the coding sequence GTGAATATCGCCTTTGTCTCTCATTCGGCTTTTCATCCCGCAATGGTGGTCGGCTCGCATCAACTCGCACGAGTTTGGGCGAAGCTTGGTCATCGCGTGATCCATGTGTCGCTGCCGTTGACGCCATTCCATTTGTCGCGCATCGGGCGTCCGCATATGAAGCAGCGTTTCGATTCCGCCTGGGGTGGTGCGACCGAACGCGAGCCAAATTTGATCGAATGGGTGCCGCTGGCTGCTGTTCCATGGGATGTTGCAAAATACCTGAGCGCGCCGCTCGGTCACAATTTCTCCGTTCCGCTGGCGAAGCGTATTCGGGCCGTGTTGTCACGGTTTGGTTTTTCGTCGATCGATGTCGCGCTGATCGATGAACCCCGGATGGTTGGCGTCGAGCCAGTTTTGCAGGCACGCAAGACGGTCTATCGAGCGACGGATTTGTACGCCCAGTACCGAGGTGACCCATCCATCCTTGATGCCGAACGCAAGATATTAGCCTCGGCAGATGGGATCTTCGCTACCAGTGATCCGGTGGCGCGACATCTGCGCGATCTAAGTGGCGGACGAGAAGTCGACGTCTTCCGAAACGGTTTTGATGCAGACCACTTTCGCGAGCGGCGAGACGAGGATCCATCTTTGGCAGGAATCGATGGCCCAAGAGCGGTCTACGTGGGAGCTATTGATCATCGGCTTGATTTGGACGGAGTCGTAGGCATGGCCCTGCGGCGACCCGATTTGAACGTGTTGATGTACGGGCCCACCACGATCAGTTTGCCAGCAGACTCGCCAAGCAATCTGCGCTGGATGGGGCCGATTACCTACGATCGGTTGCCTGCTGTGCTGCAACATTGCGATGTAGCAATGTTGCCGCTAGTCGATAACGAAGAAAATCATGGCCGCAGTCCCATGAAATACTTCGAATATCGGTCGTCCAACATACCCATCGCCGCCTTTGCTGCGGAATCACTTGCTCCCCTAAGTTCGAGCGATTCATTGTTCCTTTACCAGCAGGCTGGGGCCAGTGGACTTGGTGAAGCCGTCGATGCGGCGCTTGCTTTTCGAAGAGATCCCCAAGGATTCTCGACCACCAACCTTGATGACGATATGAGTTGGCAGCAGATTGCCAGTCGTATGCTGACCCGAATCGAATCTCTCCATCTTTAG
- a CDS encoding acylphosphatase — translation MSTTPIRHVVCFTGHVQGVGFRMTAVQSAAGLDVHGFVRNEIDGSVMLDVEGSAADLKELVHRIRQEMSQKLDNISTDVRPPKQYSGGLVIRY, via the coding sequence ATGTCGACCACGCCGATTCGTCATGTCGTTTGTTTCACCGGTCACGTTCAAGGTGTCGGGTTTCGGATGACAGCAGTCCAGTCGGCCGCCGGGTTGGACGTCCACGGGTTTGTTCGAAACGAGATCGACGGCAGCGTCATGTTGGACGTCGAAGGAAGTGCGGCTGACCTAAAAGAACTGGTCCATCGAATCCGGCAAGAGATGTCGCAGAAGCTGGACAACATCAGCACCGACGTGCGTCCGCCAAAGCAATACAGCGGTGGGCTCGTCATCCGCTATTAG
- a CDS encoding SpoIIE family protein phosphatase: protein MAFLVTQNGTGSSERFELVDRETTLGRHPECSIVVDAGAVSRYHAKVFKRDADFLVEDSGSRNGTFLNGQLLTAPEMLKQGDRIRVSDVEFVFQGDSVPEFARAGAEMTFDGSNFGIMMVDEQETENLSGSGSGSSSGLNSPGAKVEFRSSSEGLKMIATAEAKLEALIQINRNLNGAMSVEEVLPKVLSSLFGIFPAADRGFIVMQDPDGNLVPRWVKTRAAHDETETIRVSRTIIREVMNSGKAILSLDASEDSRFDSSQSIADFSIRSMICAPLVDAEGKSFGALQIDSIQGRGQFREEDADLLAGVAAQAGIVINNARMHEQALQQKEVEQDLKLATEVQQAFLPQTPPDATGFRVRSFYQAAHHIGGDYFDYIHLADGRVAIVVADVVGHGVAAAMFMAKLSAETRFCLASDSNLSRAIERLNDRMSRLHVERFITFLVIVIDPSNEYVSIVNAGHMAPLVRMHSDGSLCEPSEEESGLPIAIDDGMEYEVVNFKFDVGDLAVLYTDGINEAMDTDDNEFGIKRLRELAAMPGDADEVKDRIVKEVLEHIGNRPPFDDMCMVVIERMKSATSADPVADTTGTDTLDSEDLGNVLGQTDSHL from the coding sequence ATGGCATTTCTGGTTACCCAAAACGGCACAGGCAGCTCGGAACGATTCGAGTTGGTGGATCGTGAAACCACTTTGGGCCGGCACCCAGAATGTAGCATCGTCGTCGACGCTGGCGCCGTCAGCCGCTATCACGCCAAGGTCTTCAAGCGTGACGCCGACTTCCTGGTCGAAGACTCGGGCAGCCGAAATGGCACCTTCCTAAACGGCCAACTGCTGACCGCGCCGGAGATGCTGAAGCAGGGTGATCGCATCCGGGTCAGCGACGTCGAATTTGTTTTCCAAGGCGATTCAGTCCCCGAGTTTGCTCGCGCCGGGGCCGAGATGACATTCGATGGATCGAATTTCGGCATCATGATGGTCGACGAGCAAGAGACCGAAAATCTTTCAGGTTCTGGCAGTGGATCGTCATCCGGACTGAACAGCCCCGGTGCCAAAGTTGAATTCCGCAGCTCCTCTGAGGGGCTGAAGATGATCGCGACGGCGGAGGCGAAACTGGAGGCACTGATCCAGATCAATCGCAACCTCAACGGCGCCATGTCGGTCGAAGAAGTGTTGCCCAAGGTGCTTAGCAGCCTGTTTGGGATTTTTCCGGCCGCCGACCGTGGGTTCATCGTCATGCAGGACCCCGATGGGAACCTGGTGCCACGTTGGGTCAAGACACGCGCTGCGCACGACGAAACTGAAACGATCCGCGTCAGCCGGACGATCATTCGCGAAGTCATGAATTCGGGCAAAGCGATTTTGTCTTTGGACGCGTCGGAGGATAGCCGGTTCGATAGCAGCCAATCGATTGCCGATTTTTCGATTCGGTCCATGATCTGCGCACCGCTGGTGGATGCCGAAGGCAAGTCGTTCGGAGCTTTGCAGATTGACTCGATCCAGGGCCGCGGACAATTTCGCGAAGAGGATGCCGACTTGCTGGCCGGTGTCGCCGCACAGGCGGGCATCGTGATCAACAACGCTCGCATGCACGAACAAGCCCTACAGCAAAAAGAGGTCGAACAGGACCTGAAATTGGCAACCGAGGTTCAGCAAGCCTTCTTGCCCCAAACGCCACCCGACGCGACCGGTTTTCGTGTTCGCAGTTTCTATCAAGCGGCGCACCATATCGGTGGCGACTACTTCGATTACATCCACTTGGCGGATGGACGCGTTGCGATTGTCGTCGCGGACGTGGTGGGACACGGCGTGGCCGCAGCAATGTTCATGGCCAAATTGTCCGCCGAGACTAGGTTCTGCTTGGCAAGCGATTCAAATCTGTCGCGAGCGATCGAGCGTCTGAATGATCGAATGAGCCGTTTGCATGTTGAGCGGTTCATCACGTTTTTGGTGATCGTGATCGACCCGTCCAACGAATATGTTTCGATTGTCAACGCTGGTCACATGGCTCCCCTGGTGCGGATGCACAGCGATGGATCGCTATGCGAACCGAGCGAAGAGGAATCGGGACTGCCGATCGCGATCGACGATGGCATGGAATACGAAGTCGTGAACTTCAAGTTTGACGTGGGTGATCTTGCCGTCCTGTATACCGACGGGATCAACGAAGCGATGGATACCGACGACAACGAATTCGGGATCAAACGCCTTCGCGAACTTGCGGCGATGCCGGGCGATGCCGACGAAGTGAAGGATCGGATCGTCAAGGAAGTGCTGGAACACATTGGCAACCGACCGCCATTTGATGACATGTGCATGGTGGTCATCGAACGGATGAAGAGTGCGACATCCGCGGATCCTGTCGCCGATACCACCGGCACCGATACGCTGGATAGCGAAGACCTGGGCAATGTTCTAGGCCAAACGGATTCACACCTCTAA
- the eboE gene encoding metabolite traffic protein EboE produces the protein MTNIAPIDWTIGYCTNVHAGTDMKSIQSNLEQYAVPARIEAGLDDLGVGLWLPASAAGQLVGNTADFAGFLAQRRLRPYTINGFPYDNFHQPVVKHAVYQPTWADTSRLTYTQQLAEILAAILPETDPSGEKSSLGSISTLPIGWPPGSGADGSGNVESQTAQMIAAAGENLRQLATSLKDLESRTGRRIVVAIEPEPGCLLDTTSDVIEFFQDQLPDADHRQYIGVCHDICHSAVMMEGQADTLNRLGEAGIMIGKVQVSSAVVADWKSMAIGRRREAIDQLRFFAEDRYLHQTMRRTATGESKLVEDLPELIGRVAQDGDPVWGDDRWVVHFHVPIFLERFGHLTTTHGEVLDCLQALAASDSSIEFTGHLEIETYAWTVLPEPMRKRGLAEDIAGELTWLRRSIVEST, from the coding sequence GTGACGAATATAGCCCCCATCGACTGGACCATTGGTTACTGCACCAACGTGCACGCAGGGACCGACATGAAGTCGATCCAATCGAACTTGGAACAGTACGCTGTGCCCGCCCGCATTGAGGCCGGACTGGATGACTTGGGGGTGGGGCTGTGGTTGCCGGCATCGGCAGCCGGGCAATTGGTGGGCAATACGGCGGATTTCGCTGGCTTTTTGGCCCAGCGGCGCCTACGTCCCTACACGATCAATGGCTTTCCCTACGACAATTTCCACCAACCCGTCGTCAAGCATGCGGTGTATCAGCCCACCTGGGCCGACACGTCACGGCTGACGTACACCCAGCAGTTAGCGGAAATTTTGGCAGCCATCCTGCCTGAAACCGACCCGTCCGGCGAAAAAAGCTCGCTCGGATCCATCAGCACCCTGCCCATCGGTTGGCCGCCAGGGTCCGGGGCCGATGGTTCGGGGAATGTGGAATCGCAGACCGCTCAGATGATTGCGGCCGCGGGAGAGAATCTGCGGCAGTTGGCGACGTCGCTGAAAGACCTAGAGTCTCGCACCGGTCGCCGAATCGTGGTGGCCATCGAACCCGAACCGGGGTGTTTGCTGGATACCACCAGCGACGTCATCGAGTTTTTTCAGGACCAGTTGCCCGACGCCGATCACCGTCAATACATCGGCGTTTGCCACGATATCTGTCACAGTGCGGTCATGATGGAAGGCCAAGCCGACACCCTGAACCGATTGGGTGAAGCCGGAATCATGATCGGAAAGGTCCAGGTCAGTAGCGCCGTCGTGGCGGATTGGAAGTCGATGGCGATTGGCCGCCGCCGCGAAGCGATCGATCAGTTGCGTTTCTTTGCCGAAGACCGTTATCTGCACCAAACCATGCGGCGGACCGCGACGGGCGAATCGAAATTGGTCGAAGACCTGCCCGAATTGATCGGCCGAGTGGCCCAAGACGGAGACCCGGTTTGGGGCGACGATCGGTGGGTGGTCCATTTCCACGTGCCTATCTTCTTGGAGCGATTCGGGCACCTCACCACGACGCATGGCGAGGTCCTGGATTGTCTGCAAGCATTGGCGGCCAGCGATTCCAGTATCGAATTCACCGGACACCTCGAGATCGAGACCTACGCCTGGACGGTATTGCCCGAGCCGATGCGAAAGCGGGGATTGGCCGAGGACATTGCAGGCGAATTGACCTGGTTGCGACGATCGATTGTTGAAAGCACCTGA
- a CDS encoding M1 family metallopeptidase: MFRTRLALAAFVTFLSWGASLGVSTGSAQPLSNRKHSDSTDRFYQIDQWLPTPGSFRTASGAPGPLYWQQRADYDIDVTLDDAEQKISGISKITYHNQSPHSLSYVWVQLDQNRFHPDSDGNHSSPAPSLAPKITFDAMTSILAQMNFDGGFKIDAVTSLDPKTGKTGDAMNHTIVKTMMRIDLDRPLAPNQKLHFAIQYHYNIVDAKVIRARGGYEHFDSDDNYIYEIAQWYPRVVAYTDYTGWQHKQFLGRGEFTLELGNYDVSITVPAEMVVAATGTLKNAKEVMKAEWSERLAEARSSAKPMFVITPEEAKANESQRTGKTKTWQFHAENVRDFAFAASRKFIWDALGVDIDGKKVMAMSYYPNEAEPLWSQYSTEAIAHTLEVYGRYSFAYPYPVAISVNGPVYGMEYPMICFNGPRPEDDKTYTKATKYGLISVIIHEVGHNFYPMIVNSDERQWTWMDEGLNTFLQYLTEQEWEEDYPSRRGIPEKIVPYMRGGNQRPIMSGSEEILQFGNNAYGKPATALNILRETILGRELFDFAFREYARRWKFKRPTPSDFFRTMEDASGTDLDWFWRGWFYSTDHVDIAIDKLELFQIDNGDPDTDAERKRKERDEQEPTVSKTRDQKLRKRIEWQAGLKDFYNSPDYDELAVDDDARKSFQKFVDGLDAKERAMLRRTTNFYVASFRNVGGLVMPIIVRLHYSDNTSELVRIPVDIWRHDGNKVRKMFVTDKEITRMELDPMRELADTETSNNFWPPRIVPSRFKLYKDDKKKNPMQKAGLAEKSEKDEPSEDDADAGSDKSKDAKAKTKADAA, encoded by the coding sequence ATGTTTCGAACTCGCCTCGCTCTGGCCGCTTTTGTCACGTTCCTGTCATGGGGGGCCTCGCTAGGCGTCTCGACCGGGTCCGCCCAGCCGCTCAGCAACCGTAAACATTCCGACTCCACCGATCGCTTTTATCAGATCGATCAATGGCTGCCGACACCGGGTTCGTTCCGAACCGCTTCCGGGGCACCAGGACCGCTGTATTGGCAACAGCGGGCAGACTATGACATCGATGTCACGCTGGACGATGCCGAACAAAAGATCAGCGGCATCAGCAAAATCACCTATCACAATCAATCGCCCCACTCGCTTTCCTACGTGTGGGTTCAACTGGACCAAAATCGGTTCCATCCCGATTCCGACGGCAACCATTCGTCGCCCGCACCTTCGCTGGCCCCCAAGATCACATTCGATGCAATGACGTCGATCTTGGCCCAAATGAACTTTGACGGTGGTTTCAAAATCGACGCGGTCACATCGCTGGATCCCAAGACGGGCAAGACCGGCGACGCCATGAACCACACGATCGTCAAAACGATGATGCGGATCGACCTGGACCGCCCGCTGGCCCCCAACCAAAAACTTCATTTTGCGATCCAGTACCACTACAACATCGTCGACGCCAAGGTGATCCGCGCCCGTGGCGGATACGAACACTTCGACAGCGATGACAACTACATCTACGAGATCGCTCAGTGGTACCCACGCGTGGTCGCGTACACCGACTACACCGGATGGCAGCACAAACAGTTCCTGGGCCGTGGTGAGTTCACCTTGGAACTGGGCAACTACGACGTGTCCATCACGGTCCCAGCTGAAATGGTCGTTGCCGCCACAGGCACGCTGAAGAACGCCAAAGAAGTGATGAAGGCCGAGTGGTCCGAACGCTTGGCCGAGGCCCGATCGTCGGCCAAACCAATGTTTGTGATCACACCCGAGGAAGCGAAGGCCAACGAGTCGCAGCGAACCGGAAAAACGAAGACTTGGCAGTTCCATGCCGAGAACGTTCGTGACTTTGCCTTCGCCGCCAGCCGCAAATTCATCTGGGATGCCTTGGGCGTCGATATCGATGGCAAAAAGGTGATGGCCATGTCTTACTACCCCAACGAAGCCGAACCGTTGTGGAGCCAGTATTCGACCGAAGCGATCGCCCACACCCTGGAAGTCTATGGTCGGTATTCGTTCGCCTATCCCTACCCCGTTGCCATCAGCGTCAACGGTCCGGTCTACGGCATGGAGTACCCCATGATCTGTTTCAACGGGCCGCGTCCCGAGGACGACAAGACGTACACCAAGGCGACCAAGTACGGACTGATTTCAGTGATCATTCACGAAGTCGGCCACAACTTCTATCCCATGATCGTCAACAGTGACGAACGCCAATGGACATGGATGGACGAAGGCCTGAACACATTCCTGCAGTATCTGACCGAACAGGAATGGGAAGAAGATTATCCATCGCGACGCGGCATCCCCGAGAAAATCGTGCCTTACATGCGTGGCGGAAACCAGCGTCCGATCATGTCGGGTAGCGAGGAAATCCTGCAATTCGGAAACAACGCCTACGGCAAACCGGCCACCGCGCTGAACATTCTGCGCGAAACCATTTTGGGGCGTGAACTGTTCGATTTTGCGTTCCGCGAATACGCTCGCCGTTGGAAATTCAAACGCCCCACCCCATCGGATTTCTTCCGCACCATGGAAGACGCCTCGGGAACCGACCTGGATTGGTTTTGGCGTGGATGGTTCTACAGCACCGACCACGTTGACATCGCCATCGACAAGCTGGAACTGTTCCAAATCGACAACGGTGACCCCGACACGGATGCCGAACGAAAACGCAAAGAACGCGACGAACAAGAACCCACCGTTTCGAAAACACGCGACCAGAAACTGCGCAAACGAATCGAATGGCAGGCTGGGCTGAAAGATTTCTACAACAGCCCCGACTACGACGAATTGGCCGTGGACGACGACGCTCGCAAATCGTTCCAAAAGTTCGTCGACGGACTGGACGCCAAAGAACGTGCGATGCTGCGTCGAACGACCAATTTCTACGTCGCTAGCTTCCGTAATGTCGGTGGTTTGGTGATGCCGATCATCGTACGACTGCACTACTCGGATAACACCAGCGAACTGGTTCGTATTCCCGTCGATATCTGGCGGCACGACGGCAACAAGGTTCGAAAGATGTTCGTCACCGACAAAGAGATCACGCGAATGGAACTGGATCCGATGCGTGAATTAGCGGACACGGAAACATCTAACAATTTCTGGCCACCACGAATCGTCCCCAGCCGTTTCAAGCTGTACAAGGACGACAAGAAAAAGAACCCCATGCAAAAGGCTGGGCTGGCAGAGAAATCGGAAAAGGATGAACCGTCCGAAGATGATGCGGATGCCGGTTCGGACAAGTCGAAAGACGCCAAAGCCAAGACCAAAGCCGACGCGGCATAA
- a CDS encoding N-formylglutamate amidohydrolase produces the protein MCLVISCEVGGDQVPAALLMDPAVPPSCGILPILNQSLLIAPVESSPFAGSRLSRSKSDRSALYIADRLASGLNAPLVKNPFSAQLIDVGRSLHHRELFGPLTRRWSADQRQILLDEVYFPHRERLRRAIAGVMLRHSFVIHLSVRTFASRSGTKVRRADVGLLYDPSNQDELDLCLDWIDEIYDETELLRVRRNYPRRGTHDSITKSMRAEFAGTPYLGIEVLANRAWADRPVGLRDDATDVLMGALRAITDQVQSNAA, from the coding sequence ATGTGCTTGGTGATCAGTTGCGAGGTTGGGGGCGATCAAGTTCCCGCTGCGCTGTTGATGGATCCAGCGGTCCCACCATCGTGCGGGATTCTGCCGATTTTGAATCAGTCGCTGCTGATCGCACCCGTTGAATCGTCGCCGTTTGCTGGTTCTCGTTTGTCCCGATCGAAGTCGGATCGCAGTGCGTTGTACATTGCCGATCGCTTAGCTAGCGGGCTAAACGCACCGCTGGTGAAGAACCCGTTTTCCGCCCAATTGATCGATGTGGGTCGTTCGCTTCATCACCGCGAGCTGTTTGGTCCGCTAACGCGCCGATGGTCCGCCGATCAACGCCAGATCCTGTTGGACGAAGTCTATTTTCCGCACCGCGAACGATTACGCCGAGCGATCGCAGGCGTCATGCTGCGACATTCGTTTGTGATCCATCTTTCGGTTCGCACCTTCGCGTCGCGTAGTGGCACCAAGGTCCGACGCGCCGACGTCGGGCTGTTGTACGATCCGTCGAACCAGGACGAATTGGATCTTTGCCTGGATTGGATCGACGAGATATACGACGAAACGGAATTGCTTCGTGTGCGACGCAACTACCCGAGACGGGGGACCCACGACAGCATCACCAAGTCGATGCGCGCCGAATTCGCCGGAACTCCCTATCTGGGCATCGAAGTCTTAGCCAACCGAGCTTGGGCGGATCGACCGGTCGGCCTGCGAGATGATGCCACCGATGTGTTGATGGGAGCGCTGCGAGCGATCACCGATCAAGTGCAATCCAACGCCGCCTAG